A section of the Asticcacaulis sp. EMRT-3 genome encodes:
- a CDS encoding class II glutamine amidotransferase codes for MSAISSDILAFSFDGLSSPAIDLKFSQGPQRGDHTLGWGLSWYPGDTKAAIVAKDPAARDTASLKGAMHDWDSFRSTVFFCKVRGAASGYTHLETQPFSRSFAGQDWLFMHNGDLDKTALAKLHFNKSIFLEPMGRTDSELAFCFLLGKVQDYGARSLADVDHQVLLSWFLQLDDLGSADMVISDGLTVAAFYGSQSDTQLYYARLKPPHAARGYHADFAAFALNNPRDTFRTSLVFSSTPFDKGDWTPMQKGQLIIARRGALQWTNKKAGKTSPPQQADHEHEGRLQGVVPQQGLLAFADQQAQAQQLSILSSLQQSKSVQHNILNIRSQTHAADGSPLTYRLYDVVHSTEYSYEKEVDHSTHIFRLMPVEDAVQEVVNSTLSLSSEGEDMGFEDVFGNQIMHYSIIKPYRKLTVSCRSLVKIFAVMRDDLSPDRRQLAAPLSMMPWQRKMMDPYLLPPELPETQISELMTYAMSFAERNGRHLMDTLNDINQTIYRDYRYVPGTTSLRTTAFEVYASREGVCQDFANLFICLARLLGVPARYRMGYVFTGANYENKIQSDASHAWVEIYIPYLGWRGFDPTNGCLVAQDHVRVACGRNYLDATPTSGTIYRGGGKETLRVQVTMNEVFH; via the coding sequence TTGAGCGCGATATCGAGTGACATTCTCGCTTTCAGTTTCGACGGTCTGAGTTCACCGGCGATTGATCTCAAATTTAGTCAGGGCCCGCAGCGCGGCGACCATACACTCGGCTGGGGCTTAAGCTGGTATCCGGGCGACACCAAGGCTGCCATCGTCGCCAAGGATCCCGCCGCGCGCGACACCGCCTCGCTGAAAGGCGCGATGCACGACTGGGATTCGTTTCGTTCCACCGTCTTCTTCTGCAAGGTGCGCGGCGCGGCGTCCGGCTATACCCACCTCGAAACCCAGCCCTTTTCGCGCAGCTTCGCCGGTCAGGACTGGCTGTTCATGCACAATGGCGACCTCGACAAGACGGCGCTGGCCAAGCTGCATTTCAACAAGTCGATCTTCCTCGAACCGATGGGCCGCACCGATTCCGAACTGGCCTTCTGCTTTCTGCTCGGCAAGGTGCAGGATTACGGCGCGCGCAGCCTGGCCGATGTCGATCATCAGGTGCTGTTGAGCTGGTTTTTGCAGCTCGATGATCTCGGCTCCGCCGATATGGTCATTTCCGACGGCCTGACCGTGGCCGCCTTTTATGGCTCGCAATCGGACACCCAGCTCTATTATGCCCGCCTGAAACCGCCGCACGCCGCGCGCGGCTACCATGCCGATTTCGCCGCCTTCGCGCTCAATAATCCGCGCGACACCTTCCGCACCTCGCTGGTCTTTTCCTCGACGCCATTCGATAAGGGCGACTGGACGCCGATGCAGAAGGGGCAACTGATCATCGCCCGGCGCGGTGCGCTGCAATGGACGAACAAGAAGGCCGGCAAGACATCGCCGCCGCAGCAGGCCGATCATGAGCACGAGGGCCGCCTGCAAGGCGTCGTGCCGCAGCAGGGCCTGCTGGCCTTTGCCGATCAGCAGGCGCAGGCCCAGCAATTATCGATCCTGAGCAGCCTGCAACAATCAAAGAGCGTTCAGCACAATATCCTCAATATCCGCTCGCAAACCCATGCCGCCGATGGCTCGCCCCTGACCTACCGCCTGTATGATGTGGTGCATTCCACCGAATACAGCTACGAAAAAGAGGTCGATCACTCGACCCATATCTTCCGCCTGATGCCGGTCGAGGACGCGGTGCAGGAGGTCGTCAACTCGACCTTAAGCCTGTCGTCGGAAGGCGAGGATATGGGCTTTGAGGACGTGTTCGGCAACCAGATCATGCATTACAGCATCATCAAACCCTACAGGAAGCTGACCGTGTCGTGCCGCTCGCTGGTCAAGATCTTCGCCGTCATGCGCGATGACCTGTCGCCCGACCGGCGGCAACTGGCCGCGCCGCTTTCGATGATGCCGTGGCAGCGCAAGATGATGGATCCCTATCTGTTGCCGCCGGAACTGCCGGAAACGCAGATCAGCGAACTCATGACCTACGCCATGAGCTTCGCCGAGCGCAATGGCCGTCACCTGATGGACACGCTGAACGACATCAACCAGACCATCTACCGCGATTACCGCTATGTGCCGGGCACCACCTCTTTGCGCACCACGGCCTTCGAGGTCTATGCCTCGCGCGAAGGTGTCTGCCAGGATTTCGCCAACCTGTTTATCTGTCTGGCGCGCCTGCTCGGCGTGCCGGCGCGCTACCGGATGGGCTATGTGTTTACCGGCGCCAATTACGAGAACAAGATACAGTCCGACGCCAGCCACGCCTGGGTGGAAATCTATATCCCCTATTTAGGCTGGCGGGGCTTTGACCCCACCAATGGCTGCCTGGTGGCGCAGGATCATGTCCGCGTCGCCTGCGGGCGCAATTATCTGGACGCCACCCCGACCTCCGGCACGATCTACCGGGGCGGCGGCAAGGAAACCTTGCGGGTGCAGGTCACGATGAACGAGGTTTTCCACTGA